The following coding sequences are from one Triticum dicoccoides isolate Atlit2015 ecotype Zavitan chromosome 4A, WEW_v2.0, whole genome shotgun sequence window:
- the LOC119289104 gene encoding zinc finger protein ZAT9-like, whose translation MPPRGRKHWCKHCKRSFPSGASLGGHMAVHRSRRKKQPSGAPSIAGERYGLRERCQKTSWLLDSASSDDDRWALFPKTECQLCFRSFASPDALSMHMRMHKRRRKMAVEHQASVGDGDHNVPLSAAPVMKRKRSRRMVMDTVPSTVMKSYGMEEVDAARILVSLSGDNGMCSASVDCGEGGEMEVNAALAFDTLMTEMGLSSSDHHGDDRVGDNELMEPEPSSSSYEEGKFVSLSKVLRATATYECKLCGQVFASGQGLGGHRKRHSFADHGRVPTVPKSEATQPCEELLPPDRRLLALSIPAPSIWNCSSTRPKPEPNPLLAASSLWDERMLGVI comes from the coding sequence ATGCCGCCGAGGGGGAGGAAGCACTGGTGCAAGCACTGCAAGAGGAGCTTCCCTTCCGGGGCCTCACTCGGAGGCCACATGGCGGTCCACAGGAGCCGGCGCAAGAAACAGCCGAGCGGCGCCCCGAGCATCGCCGGCGAGAGGTACGGCCTCCGGGAGAGGTGCCAGAAGACGTCGTGGCTGCtggattccgcttccagtgacgacGATCGGTGGGCGTTGTTCCCCAAGACTGAATGCCAGTTGTGCTTCAGGTCCTTTGCCTCCCCTGATGCCCTGTCGATGCACATGAGGATGCACAAGCGCCGCAGGAAGATGGCTGTGGAGCACCAGGCATCGGTAGGCGATGGTGACCACAATGTTCCTCTCTCTGCTGCTCcggtgatgaagaggaagaggtcgaGGAGGATGGTTATGGACACTGTTCCTTCCACGGTGATGAAGTCATATGGGATGGAGGAGGTCGATGCCGCACGGATTCTTGTGTCACTTTCAGGAGATAATGGCATGTGCTCAGCTTCTGTTGATTGTGGTGAAGGTGGTGAGATGGAGGTCAACGCGGCATTGGCGTTCGACACGCTCATGACAGAGATGGGGCTGAGTTCTTCTGATCATCATGGAGATGACAGAGTTGGAGATAATGAGTTGATGGAGCCAGAGCCTTCTAGTAGCTCTTATGAGGAAGGGAAGTTTGTCAGCCTTTCAAAGGTGTTGAGGGCAACAGCTACCTATGAGTGCAAGCTTTGTGGACAGGTCTTCGCGTCTGGTCAGGGATTGGGAGGCCACAGAAAGCGTCACAGTTTTGCTGATCATGGTAGAGTTCCAACTGTTCCCAAATCTGAAGCGACTCAGCCTTGTGAAGAGCTGCTTCCACCGGATCGCCGGTTGCTTGCTCTCAGCATACCAGCTCCCAGCATATGGAACTGCAGCAGCACAAGACCAAAGCCTGAACCGAATCCACTGTTGGCCGCAAGCAGCCTTTGGGATGAACGAATGCTGGGCGTTATCTGA